The Streptomyces sp. R28 region GCAGGCGAAGGCGAACGCCCCGGCGATCGTCTTCGTCGACGAGATCGACGCGGTCGGCCGCCACCGCGGCGCCGGCCTCGGCGGCGGTCACGACGAGCGCGAGCAGACTCTGAACCAGCTGCTCGTCGAGATGGACGGCTTCGACGTCAAGGGCGGCGTGATCCTCATCGCCGCGACGAACCGGCCCGACATCCTCGACCCGGCCCTCCTGCGCCCCGGCCGCTTCGACCGCCAGATCGCGGTCGACCGTCCGGACATGCAGGGCCGTCTGGAGATCCTCAAGGTCCACCAGAAGGGCAAGCCGGTCGCCCCGGACGTCGACCTGTCGGCGGTCGCCCGCCGCACGCCGGGCTTCACCGGCGCGGACCTGAGCAACGTCCTCAACGAGGCAGCGCTGCTCACGGCCCGCTCGGACATGAAGCTGATCGACAACCACATGCTGGACGAGGCCATCGACCGCGTCGTGGCGGGCCCGCAGAAGCGGACCCGGATCATGTCGGACAAGGAAAAGAAGATCACCGCGTACCACGAGGGCGGCCACGCCCTGGTCGCGGCGGCTTCCCCCAACTCCGACCCGGTCCACAAGATCACGATCTTGTCGCGAGGCCGTGCGCTGGGCTACACGATGGTGCTCCCGGACGAGGACAAGTACTCGACCACGCGCAACGAAATGCTGGACCAGCTGGCCTACATGCTGGGCGGCCGCGCGGCCGAGGAACTGGTCTTCCACGACCCGACCACGGGTGCCGCGAACGACATCGAGAAGGCCACGACCACCGCCCGCGCGATGGTCACGCAGTACGGCATGACCGAGCGTCTCGGCGCGATCAAGTTCGGTGGCGACAACACCGAGCCGTTCCTCGGGCGTGAGATGGCTCACCAGCGCGACTACTCGGAAGAGGTCGCCGCGCTGGTGGACGAGGAAGTCAAGAAGCTCATCGAGAACGCGCACAACGAAGCCTGGGAGATCCTGGTCGAGAACCGCGACGTCCTCGACAACCTGGTCCTTCAGCTGCTGGAGAGGGAGACGCTGGGCAAGGAGGAGATCGCCGAGATCTTCGCCCCCATCGTCAAGCGTCCGCCCCGGCCCGCCTGGACCGGTTCCTCGAGGCGCACGCCGTCCACCCGTCCGCCGGTGCTCTCCCCGAAGGAGCTCGCACTGACGAACGGCGCCAACGGCGCGACGCCGGCGATCAGCACCGCGAAGTCGACGGCGGCGGAGCCCGCGCCGGCGGCCGAGCCTGCTCCCGAGGAGCGTCCGGAGAGCTGACGCCCCGGCCCCGGTGACCCCACCGGCCCGGAATGGATGCCGCGCCCCCCTGGTTCTAGCCTGGGGGGCGCGGCATTTTCGTATGCCCGCAGTTCAGACGCGTGACCCATACGCGCCACCCGCGAAGGAACGAGGCACCACAATGACCGACCCGGTGACGCTGGACGGCGAGGGCTCCATCGGCGAGTTCGACGAGAAGCGAGCCGAGAACGCCGTGCGCGAACTGCTGATCGCGGTCGGCGAGGACCCGGACCGCGAGGGGCTGAGGGAGACTCCGGCGCGGGTGGCGCGGGCTTATCGGGAGCTCCTTGCCGGGCATACGCAGGAGCCCGAGGACGTCCTGACGACTACGTTCGATATTGGGCACGATGAGATGGTCCTGGTGAAGGACATCGAGATCGTTTCCTTGTGCGAGCATCACATGCTGCCATTCCACGGCGTGGCTCACATCGGGTATATCCCGGCTGAAAGCGGCAAGATCACGGGCCTGTCGAAGCTTGCGCGGCTGGTTGAGGTGTTTGCCCGTCGCCTGCAGGTGCAGGAACGACTCACCACGCAGGTCGCCGACTCTCTGATGAGCATCCTCGAGGCCCGGGGTGTGATCGTCGTCATCGAGGCCGAGCACATGTGCATGTCGGTGCGCGGTATCCGTAAGCCCGGCGCCAAGACCACGACGTCGGCGGTGCGTGGACAGCTTCGGGACGCCACGACCCGGGCCGAGGCAATGAGCCTGATACTGGCGCGCTGACCTGCCCGTCACACCGTCGGTGCTGCCCCCGCGCCGTTGTGCTCGTCGTCCTCCGGGAGCTTGCACACGCGTTCCAGGAAGATGGCCGCCGCTATGACGCCGACGCCCGCTACGACCGAGAAGCCGGCGTAGATGGCCTGGTCGCGGCGGGCGGGGATGTCGAGGAGTTCCAGGAGGAAGACGCCCGCGCCGCCGTACATGCCGGCGACGAGGGCGGCGACCAGGGCGCTGGCCTGGCCGAAGACGACCGCGCGGGCGGCCATCAGGGGGTCGACGCCCTTGGCATCGGGCTGGCGTTCGCGTTGGGCCCTGAGGCGGGCGCGGATGGAGAGCGCCGTGGCGAGCAGGACCACGGCGATCACGGCGAGGACGATGGGCGCGGCCAGCGGGACGCTCGGAAGGGTCCCGATCGAGTTCCAGAGGCGGGCGCCCGCCCAGGACACGACTCCGGCGATGAGGAAGATGCCGGCCAGCATCCTGATGCGCAGCTCTCTCACGGTGTCCCTTCAGCTCCCCCGGGTCCCCACGGACCGTGGTCGATCGTCTTGACCTTAACGACTACTCGGGCAGCTGGAGTTCCAGGTCCCGGCGTGGTTCGACGCCGTGGTGCGTGATGCCGGCCAGGAGGTCGGCCACCGAGCCGCGACCCGGAAGCTGTGCCTGCGGCTCGACGTCGTGCCAGGGGGCGAGGACGAAGGCGCGTTCGTGGGCGCGTGGGTGGGGGAGGGTGAGGGCCGGGTCGTCGGAGACGACGTCGGCGTACGCGACGATGTCGACGTCGAGGGTGCGTGCGCCCCAGCGCTCGTCCCGTACGCGATGGAAGGCCTCCTCGACCGCTTGCGCGCGCTCCAGGAGGGAGGACGGGGGGAGCGTGGTCTTGAGGACCACGACCGCGTTGAAGTAGGACGGCTGGCTTCCCGGCTCCACGCCCCACGGCTCCGTCTCGTACACCGGGGAGACCGCCTTGATGCGGACGCCGGGGGTGTCCTCGAGGGCGTCGATGGCGCCCTGGAGGGTCTCCAGGCGGTTGCCGAGGTTGGAGCCGAGGGAGATCACGGCGCGTTTCGGGTTGTGGAGGGTGGTGTCGGCGGCGTCGACCTTCTCGACGACGGAGGCGGGTACCGGCTGTACGGTCGGGTCGCTGTGACCCTCGGTGAAGAACGCGGTCATACTCGGCTCCGGGTGATGGTGACGGTCACGTCGTCGAAGGGGACCGTGATCGGCGCGTCCGGTTTGTGGACGGTGACCTCGACCTCCTGGACCCCTTCGTGCTTCAGGCAGGCCTGGGCGATGCGCGCGGGGAGCGTCTCGATGAGGTTGACCGGCTCGCCCTCGACGACGGCCACGACCTCCTCCGCCACGATGCCGTAGTGCACGGTCTTCGCCAGGTCGTCGTCGGCAGCGGCCGGCCGGGTGTCCAGGCCGAGGACGAGGTCCACCACGAAGGTCTGGCCCTCCCTGCGTTCCTCGGGGAACACACCGTGGTACCCGCGGGCCTTGAGGCCGCGCAGCGCGACACGATCCACGCGAATCACTCCTGCAATCGTCGGTGACGGCCGGTCCGTGTCGCGTGCGGGCGGCACACCGGCCTCGAACGAATCTACCTGCGGGCACTGACAGGGCCGGGCCAAGGGGGCGTGGGCCCGGTCCGGGCCAGGAGGATTCATCGAGTGTTTCCCCTGGGGAACCCGGCGACTCACGGCTTGGTAGCCGCGCCTACCCGCAGGTGCGTGATTCCAACCACTCCTTGGTCCCGGCGGGGCCACGCAGGCCCCCTTGCGGGTGGCTTCAGCGAGTCGGCCCCGGGTTGTCCCCGGGGCGTCCCTCTGGTGGTCCCTGTAGGGGCCGCCCCCGCAGCAGTGGCCCCTGTGGGGCGCCTACCCACTCAGGAGGGGGTGTCGTCGCTCTCTTCCTCGTCGTTTTCGGCCAGAACGGGCGACGCGTGGTGCGACCAGATCTTCCAGCCGTCGGGTGTGCGGCGGAACACGTTGGTGGCGACCACCAGCTGGCCCACGAGGGGGCCGAGTTCCTCGCTGCCCTCGGGGGCGGGGCCGCCGCTGAGGATGTTCTCGGTGCAGGTCACCAGGGCGGTGTCGCCGGTGACGGAGACGTGCACGTCGGTGAGGAAGAACTGGATGTAGTCGGTGTTGGCCATGATCAGCGCGTACGACCTGAGGACCTCGCCGCGTCCGGTGAGCACCGGCCAGCCGGGGTGCACGCAGGAGACCACGCCGGCGTCGGCCGGGTCGTGGTACGTCTCGTCGATGCCCAGGTCGGACGGGGTGAGCCAGAGCGAGGACAGCTTTTCGAAGTCGCCGCTCTCCAACGCCTCGTAGAAGGCGGTGTTGGCGGCCTCCACTTGCTCGACGTCGGTGTGCGGGGCGCTCACCGGGCTCCTTCAGAGCGGTGCGCGCCGCCGTTCACGCCGCCGTGCTCGGCGTTCGCGCCGGGCGCGTTCTGGGCGTCACGCGCCTCTTCGATCGCGCGCGCGACGCGTACCGCGTCCGCCGTGGCGCGCACCTCGTGCACGCGCACCGCCCACGCGCCGGCCTGCGCCGCGAGCGCCGAGACGGCCGCCGTGGCGGCGTCGCGCTCACGGGCGGGCGGTGGCGCGCCCTGCGGTCCTGCGAGGACGCGGCCGAGGAACCGCTTGCGGGAGGCGGCGACGAGGAGGGGGTGGCCGAGGGCGAGGAGCCGGTCGAGGTGGGCGAGGAGGACGAGGTCGTGCTCGGCGTCCTTGGAGAAGCCGAGGCCGGGGTCGACGACGATGCGGTCGGGGGCGATGCCGCCGGCCAGAACGGCCTCCACGCGCGCGTGGAGCTCCTCGACGACTTCGGCGACGACGTCGTCGTACCTGCCCTTGACGTTTGCGCCGTCGAGGAAGCCCCGCCAGTGCATGACGACGAACGGGGCGCCGGTCTCCGCGACGACCGGGATCATCGCGGGGTCGGCGAGGCCGCCACTGACGTCGTTGACGAGGGCGGCGCCGGCGGCGAGGGCCTGTTCGGCGACGGAGGCGCGCATCGTGTCGACGGAGATCGTGACGCCCTCGGAGGCGAGGTCGCGGACCACGGGGACGACGCGGCGCAGCTCTTCGGCCTCGTCGACCCGGGTGGCGCCGGGGCGGGTGGACTCGCCGCCGACGTCGACCAGGTCGGCGCCCTCCTCGACCAGGGCGAGGCCGTGCTTGACGGCGGCCGTCGTGTCGAACCAGCGCCCGCCGTCGGAGAAGGAGTCGGGAGTGACGTTCACGACTCCCATGACCGCGCAGCGATCCCACTGCGGAAGGCCCGTGACGCGCCCGCGTCCGCTCTGCTTGCTCATATGTTCAGCGTAGGCCCATGGGAGTGCCGGGACGTGCGGTGGCCCGAGCGGGAGCCCTGGGGTGGGGGTGGGGCGGGCCGGCGCGGGGTGGTCGTGTGCGGCGGTGCGGGAAGCGCAGTGGCGAGCAGGCCCGGGGGAGTGCCGCAGGCCCGAGTATGTGCCGTGATGGTCTGCGGCCCGGGCGGACGCCTGGAGGTGGGGTGGCTTCCGCTCGGGCCTGGCTTGGGTGGGTGCGGTTCCGGTCAGGCCGCGCGGACCTCCCGCTCCGCCACCGCGTGAGCGCACGGGCGCGGGGTGGTCGTGCGGCGGCGCAGGAAGCGCGGCAGCGGCAGGGCGAAGTTGACGAAGCCTTCGGCCTGCATGGCGGCGAAGCCGAGGCGGGGCAGGTCGCCGGAGGCGCGGTAGACGACGAAGCGGGGCTCCCAGCGGGGCTGGAACTTGGCGTTGAACTTGTACAGCGATTCGATCTGGAACCAGCGGGAGAGGAACACCAGCAGCCCGCGCCAGGCGCGCAGTACCGGTCCCGCGCCGATCTTCTCGCCGCGGGCCAGGGCCGAGCGGAACATGGCGAAGTTGAGGGACACGCGCGCGATGCCGAGTTTCGGTGCGGCCTGGAGGGCGGCCACGATGAGCAGTTCGTTCATGCCGGGGTCGGCCGCGCGGTCGCGGCGCATCAGGTCCAGGGAGACCCCGTCCGTGCCCCACGGCACGAAGTGCAGGATCGCCTTGAGGTCGCCGTACGGACCCGGCTCCTCGTCCGCCTTGTGGGCGGTGGCGATGAGACAGTCGCCGTCGGCCGGGTCGCCTACGCGGCCCAGTGCCATGGAGAAACCGCGCTCGGTGTCGGTGCCGCGCCAGTCCTCGGCGGCGCGGCGGACCCGGTCCAGCTCGGCCTCGCCGAGATCACGGACGCGCCGTACCCGGGTTTCGTAACCGGCGCGCTCGATGCGCTTGACCATCTGGCGTACGTTGCGCATCGCGCGGCCGGCGAGCGAGAAATCCGGGACGTCCACCACCGCCTCGTCGCCCAGTTCGAGGGCGTCGAGCCCGGTCTCGCGGGTCCACACCTCGGCGCCGGTCTCCGAACAGCCCATCACGGCCGGGGTCCAGGAGTGGGCCTTGGCCTCGTCCATGAAGCGCTCGATCGCGCCCGGCCAGGCTTCGACGTCGCCGATCGGGTCGCCGCTGGCGAGCATCACGCTGGAGACGACGCGGTAGGTCACCGCCGCCTTGCCGCTGGGGGAGAAGACGACGGCCTTGTCGCGGCGCAGCGCGAAGTGGCCGAGGGAGTCGCGGCCGCCGTGCTTGACCAGCAGGGCGCGCAGGCGTGCCTCGTCGTCCTCGGTGAGGCGTGCGGCGGGGTGTTCGGGGCGGAAGGCCAGGTAGATCGTGGTGACCGCCGTGATCCAGCCGAGGGCGCCCAGGGAGAAGGCGACCGTCCACGAGGTGTTGCCCTGGTAGTCGACCGGGCCCTCGAAGCCGAACAGGCCGTAGATGACGTGCGCGATGCGGTCGGCCAGGCTCGGGTCGCCGACCAGGGTCTGCGGATGGGCGCTGACGATGACCAGCCCGAGGGCGAGGGAACCAGCGCTCATGAGGACGAAGTTGGCCAGCGCCCGCCACCTGCTGCGCGGGTCGGGCAGCGCCGCGAACTGGTCGCGGTGGCGCAACAGGGCTACGAGCAGCGCAACCGAGATGAGGACGCCCACCAGGGAGTGGCGGTACGTGAACTGCGCGACCGCTCCGGCCGGCAGCAGGACGACCGCGGCGCGCCACGCCCGCCGCTTGCCGCGCTTGAGGCCGTGGGCGAGCAGGAGCAGCAGCACGCCCGCGCTGAGCGACAGCGCGGCCGCGAACGGTCCCGTCGAGCCCGGCAGCACCTCGGCGATGGCGTGCATACGGCTGTGCCGGAAGCGCGGGAAGACGCCCGCGGCGACGTCCAGCAGGCCCACCAGGGCGCAGGCCCTGCCGACGAAAACGGGAACGGCCTCCGGGCGCGGGCCACGGAGCAGATGCCGTACTCGGCTCGGCAGGTGCCGTACCTGACTTGATCGTTGGGGAACCCCGCCCGACATTTCCACATCTGTCCTGACAGACATCGCATCCCATAGTTCTGCGAGAGACCTTGGATCCGGTGCCGATTCGGGCATCCGGCGACATTGCGCCCTCTAGGACGGTGTCTTGAGGGGAGAGGTTCACTCAGCTCCCCAAAACCGTTTCAAAGGCCAAGGAAAGTCTGGGGCAAGCCCTTGCGAAGGAGCGGGGGAGGCAGCGCGGCGGAAGCGCGAACCGGGCGGAAAGTGCGGGCAGGTAACCATCGATGGGTCTCACGAGCGGCAAGGTGCTGGCGCTGGCGGTTGTGGCCGCCGTAGGGCTGTTCGTCGGCACGGTGTGGCTGTGGCCACGGCTTGCGCGGCGCGGCTGGCGGAACGTGGGCGGACGTATCGGTCTGCTGCTCTCCACACAGTTGATGCTCTTCGCGGCGGTCGGTCTCGTCGCCAACCAGGCATTCGGGTTCTACGCCAGCTGGGCCGACCTGTTCGGGCAGGAGACCGAACAGGGCGTCGTCGTGGACCACACGCCGACCGGCGGGCCGCTGGAGGTCGTCGACACGCGGCGCGTGCCCGGCGTGGCCGGCGCCCGGCCGCACCGGGGCGGGCAGATCCAGAAGATCGGCATCGTGGGCCGTACGACGCACATCGCGACGCCCGCGTACGTCTATCTGCCGCCGGAGTACTTTCAGCCGCAGTACCGCACGCGCACCTTCCCCGCGGCTGTCGTTCTCACCGGTTATCCGGGCACGGCCAAGGCGCTGGTGGACAAGCTCGACTATCCGCGTACGGCCGCGAGGCTTGCCGGGGACGGTCGTATGCAGCCGATGATCCTGGTGATGATGCGGCCGACCGTGGCGCCGCCGCGGGACACGGAATGCGTGGACATCCCGGGCGGCCCGCAGACCGAGACGTTCTTCGCCAAAGATCTGATCGATGCCGTGAGCGGCCACTACAGGGTGGGCAGGAAACCGGGCAGCTGGGGCATCATCGGTGACTCCACAGGGGGCTACTGCGCGTTGAAGCTCGCCATGCACCACCCTCGGGTGTACGCCGCCGGGGCGGGGCTTTCCGCGTACTACAAGGCGCCGACCGACCCGACGACGGGCGATCTCTTCCACGGCGACGAGGAACTGCGCAATCGCGCGAACCTGTGGTGGTACCTCAAGCACATGCCCGCGCCGGACACTTCACTGCT contains the following coding sequences:
- the folE gene encoding GTP cyclohydrolase I FolE codes for the protein MTDPVTLDGEGSIGEFDEKRAENAVRELLIAVGEDPDREGLRETPARVARAYRELLAGHTQEPEDVLTTTFDIGHDEMVLVKDIEIVSLCEHHMLPFHGVAHIGYIPAESGKITGLSKLARLVEVFARRLQVQERLTTQVADSLMSILEARGVIVVIEAEHMCMSVRGIRKPGAKTTTSAVRGQLRDATTRAEAMSLILAR
- the folP gene encoding dihydropteroate synthase produces the protein MSKQSGRGRVTGLPQWDRCAVMGVVNVTPDSFSDGGRWFDTTAAVKHGLALVEEGADLVDVGGESTRPGATRVDEAEELRRVVPVVRDLASEGVTISVDTMRASVAEQALAAGAALVNDVSGGLADPAMIPVVAETGAPFVVMHWRGFLDGANVKGRYDDVVAEVVEELHARVEAVLAGGIAPDRIVVDPGLGFSKDAEHDLVLLAHLDRLLALGHPLLVAASRKRFLGRVLAGPQGAPPPARERDAATAAVSALAAQAGAWAVRVHEVRATADAVRVARAIEEARDAQNAPGANAEHGGVNGGAHRSEGAR
- the folK gene encoding 2-amino-4-hydroxy-6-hydroxymethyldihydropteridine diphosphokinase, giving the protein MTAFFTEGHSDPTVQPVPASVVEKVDAADTTLHNPKRAVISLGSNLGNRLETLQGAIDALEDTPGVRIKAVSPVYETEPWGVEPGSQPSYFNAVVVLKTTLPPSSLLERAQAVEEAFHRVRDERWGARTLDVDIVAYADVVSDDPALTLPHPRAHERAFVLAPWHDVEPQAQLPGRGSVADLLAGITHHGVEPRRDLELQLPE
- a CDS encoding alpha/beta hydrolase encodes the protein MGLTSGKVLALAVVAAVGLFVGTVWLWPRLARRGWRNVGGRIGLLLSTQLMLFAAVGLVANQAFGFYASWADLFGQETEQGVVVDHTPTGGPLEVVDTRRVPGVAGARPHRGGQIQKIGIVGRTTHIATPAYVYLPPEYFQPQYRTRTFPAAVVLTGYPGTAKALVDKLDYPRTAARLAGDGRMQPMILVMMRPTVAPPRDTECVDIPGGPQTETFFAKDLIDAVSGHYRVGRKPGSWGIIGDSTGGYCALKLAMHHPRVYAAGAGLSAYYKAPTDPTTGDLFHGDEELRNRANLWWYLKHMPAPDTSLLVSSSKVGESNYKGTLKFIERVKATKLTRISSIILESGGHNFNTWRREIPGTLEWMSGRLSGR
- the ftsH gene encoding ATP-dependent zinc metalloprotease FtsH gives rise to the protein MDVKRYFRGPVMWIVLAVLAVVVLMQVVGSSGGYKTVDTGQVVQAINDNKVESAKLTTGDEQIIKVQLKDGAKVEGATKIQASYIGDQGVTIASTLQNKYQDKQIPDGYTVSPSKQNPFVGILLSLLPFVLIVVVFLFLMNQMQGGGSRVMNFGKSKAKLITKDTPKTTFSDVAGSDEAVEELQEIKEFLQEPAKFQAVGAKIPKGVLLYGPPGTGKTLLARAVAGEAGVPFYSISGSDFVEMFVGVGASRVRDLFEQAKANAPAIVFVDEIDAVGRHRGAGLGGGHDEREQTLNQLLVEMDGFDVKGGVILIAATNRPDILDPALLRPGRFDRQIAVDRPDMQGRLEILKVHQKGKPVAPDVDLSAVARRTPGFTGADLSNVLNEAALLTARSDMKLIDNHMLDEAIDRVVAGPQKRTRIMSDKEKKITAYHEGGHALVAAASPNSDPVHKITILSRGRALGYTMVLPDEDKYSTTRNEMLDQLAYMLGGRAAEELVFHDPTTGAANDIEKATTTARAMVTQYGMTERLGAIKFGGDNTEPFLGREMAHQRDYSEEVAALVDEEVKKLIENAHNEAWEILVENRDVLDNLVLQLLERETLGKEEIAEIFAPIVKRPPRPAWTGSSRRTPSTRPPVLSPKELALTNGANGATPAISTAKSTAAEPAPAAEPAPEERPES
- a CDS encoding nuclear transport factor 2 family protein translates to MSAPHTDVEQVEAANTAFYEALESGDFEKLSSLWLTPSDLGIDETYHDPADAGVVSCVHPGWPVLTGRGEVLRSYALIMANTDYIQFFLTDVHVSVTGDTALVTCTENILSGGPAPEGSEELGPLVGQLVVATNVFRRTPDGWKIWSHHASPVLAENDEEESDDTPS
- a CDS encoding DUF3180 domain-containing protein, which produces MRELRIRMLAGIFLIAGVVSWAGARLWNSIGTLPSVPLAAPIVLAVIAVVLLATALSIRARLRAQRERQPDAKGVDPLMAARAVVFGQASALVAALVAGMYGGAGVFLLELLDIPARRDQAIYAGFSVVAGVGVIAAAIFLERVCKLPEDDEHNGAGAAPTV
- a CDS encoding phosphatidylglycerol lysyltransferase domain-containing protein; the protein is MSGGVPQRSSQVRHLPSRVRHLLRGPRPEAVPVFVGRACALVGLLDVAAGVFPRFRHSRMHAIAEVLPGSTGPFAAALSLSAGVLLLLLAHGLKRGKRRAWRAAVVLLPAGAVAQFTYRHSLVGVLISVALLVALLRHRDQFAALPDPRSRWRALANFVLMSAGSLALGLVIVSAHPQTLVGDPSLADRIAHVIYGLFGFEGPVDYQGNTSWTVAFSLGALGWITAVTTIYLAFRPEHPAARLTEDDEARLRALLVKHGGRDSLGHFALRRDKAVVFSPSGKAAVTYRVVSSVMLASGDPIGDVEAWPGAIERFMDEAKAHSWTPAVMGCSETGAEVWTRETGLDALELGDEAVVDVPDFSLAGRAMRNVRQMVKRIERAGYETRVRRVRDLGEAELDRVRRAAEDWRGTDTERGFSMALGRVGDPADGDCLIATAHKADEEPGPYGDLKAILHFVPWGTDGVSLDLMRRDRAADPGMNELLIVAALQAAPKLGIARVSLNFAMFRSALARGEKIGAGPVLRAWRGLLVFLSRWFQIESLYKFNAKFQPRWEPRFVVYRASGDLPRLGFAAMQAEGFVNFALPLPRFLRRRTTTPRPCAHAVAEREVRAA
- the folB gene encoding dihydroneopterin aldolase — its product is MDRVALRGLKARGYHGVFPEERREGQTFVVDLVLGLDTRPAAADDDLAKTVHYGIVAEEVVAVVEGEPVNLIETLPARIAQACLKHEGVQEVEVTVHKPDAPITVPFDDVTVTITRSRV